The proteins below come from a single Rhodohalobacter sp. SW132 genomic window:
- a CDS encoding glycosyltransferase family 2 protein, producing MIQPSIKLSVLLTTHLPKADLLNILHSLLRMSSANTEIIIIDDQTSAEISSEIQQILQNYDNDLVFLLEHEKSTGRGNCLNEAVMQATGKFIWAPIRANRFNVNLFKQALTRFSSDPAAIWVMDFDLPSSTERWLKEVEFGHFPDDSCFIWNRSVLDGDQLFFNPFMTHLHGAELAMRVYEKHVWHRTDPFFVIGQNQFLTPAGTNIEEFFRSAHRLAKTQESRKAILEHLSSVDISPASKQDSVNLLTQSRQLLAQDDAKNALELIDAYLKKNPENFEAVQVKISTLEKLRRHVEAAELKHDLKQFTKRQLNVSPEKKSDTPQLSDSENLGNNDRDPLHDHNHSEVRNIPTNESSYSIVIPTTGIGKIHLERTLTSLEKVASSAECELIIIDNASIDDTFDYLEQLAESNFFNLKTITNSSNAGFAASVNQGISKAKGDFILVMHNDVELEDGILETLSEAFQQSSDIALAAPLINDTDLTAQQPEQQPGEQYVQTDTVDSCCFMVKNGFSFQFDESYGLAYFEMDDLCKQIRENDYQIAVASGVTVTHHKGTTIQKMGFTLTPPRKWKNREIFHKKWNPENEFSIPDQGTITDRLERLEPPVNPADPPDDWVHTVHDFLTDEIRTQIIRSDLTPRELFTIVPVLLMADCRELLRNLEDRLDDMELPVPLLMLFIHFYYEKNIFSRCRHYLDKAGDSHPAFDLYRLKIHVDDKETDEASKLLTRMIDKHPASADLFSLASKIYLQGGDKDEANSFAAMANQLDPVQYPPEETAFKVKF from the coding sequence ATGATTCAGCCAAGTATCAAACTTTCAGTACTTCTTACAACTCATCTGCCGAAAGCAGATCTGCTCAACATTTTGCACTCTTTGCTCAGAATGTCGTCTGCCAATACAGAAATTATCATCATAGACGACCAAACATCCGCTGAGATCTCCTCTGAAATACAGCAGATTCTTCAAAATTACGATAATGACCTGGTATTTCTTCTTGAACATGAGAAATCTACAGGCAGAGGAAACTGCCTTAACGAAGCCGTTATGCAGGCTACTGGCAAATTCATCTGGGCACCGATTCGCGCCAATCGTTTTAATGTGAATTTGTTTAAACAGGCACTAACCCGATTTTCATCAGACCCTGCGGCTATTTGGGTGATGGATTTTGATTTGCCATCTTCCACCGAGCGCTGGCTGAAAGAAGTAGAGTTCGGGCATTTTCCGGATGACAGTTGTTTTATCTGGAACCGCTCTGTTCTGGACGGAGACCAGCTTTTCTTTAACCCGTTCATGACGCACCTCCATGGTGCAGAGCTCGCCATGCGGGTATACGAAAAGCACGTTTGGCACCGTACCGATCCCTTTTTCGTAATTGGTCAAAACCAGTTTCTTACGCCGGCCGGAACCAATATTGAAGAATTTTTCAGATCGGCTCATCGACTGGCCAAAACGCAGGAATCCAGGAAGGCAATTCTTGAGCATCTGTCTTCTGTAGATATTTCACCAGCTTCAAAACAAGACAGTGTTAACCTGCTTACTCAAAGCCGACAACTGCTGGCACAGGATGATGCAAAAAATGCCCTCGAACTCATCGATGCCTACCTAAAAAAGAATCCTGAAAACTTTGAGGCAGTTCAGGTTAAAATCTCTACACTCGAAAAACTTCGCCGGCATGTTGAAGCCGCCGAACTTAAACACGATTTAAAACAGTTTACGAAGAGGCAACTGAATGTTTCTCCCGAGAAAAAGTCTGATACACCGCAACTGTCTGATTCTGAAAACCTCGGCAACAATGATCGTGACCCACTGCATGATCATAATCATTCAGAAGTAAGAAACATACCAACCAATGAGTCCAGTTACAGTATTGTCATACCGACAACCGGAATTGGAAAAATCCATCTTGAACGCACCTTAACATCTCTTGAAAAAGTAGCTTCATCGGCAGAATGTGAACTTATCATCATAGATAATGCAAGCATTGACGATACTTTCGATTATCTTGAACAATTGGCAGAGTCAAATTTTTTCAACCTGAAAACCATTACCAACTCTTCCAATGCCGGTTTTGCTGCTTCTGTAAACCAGGGAATCTCCAAAGCAAAAGGAGATTTTATTCTTGTTATGCATAATGATGTTGAGCTGGAGGATGGCATTCTTGAAACATTATCGGAGGCATTTCAGCAAAGCAGCGATATTGCGCTTGCTGCACCACTTATTAATGATACTGACCTCACAGCCCAGCAGCCTGAACAGCAGCCCGGCGAGCAATACGTACAGACCGATACGGTTGACAGCTGCTGCTTTATGGTGAAAAATGGATTTTCATTTCAATTTGACGAGTCTTACGGTCTCGCTTATTTCGAGATGGACGATTTATGTAAGCAAATCAGAGAGAATGATTACCAAATAGCTGTTGCTTCAGGTGTTACGGTTACGCATCATAAAGGCACCACTATCCAAAAAATGGGGTTTACATTAACACCGCCGAGAAAGTGGAAAAACCGTGAAATCTTTCATAAAAAATGGAATCCGGAAAATGAATTTTCAATCCCTGATCAAGGCACTATAACGGATCGTCTCGAAAGATTAGAGCCCCCTGTAAATCCCGCTGATCCGCCCGACGACTGGGTGCATACTGTACACGATTTTCTTACCGATGAAATTCGTACACAAATCATCCGGTCTGATCTTACACCGCGCGAACTCTTTACAATTGTACCGGTGCTTCTGATGGCAGATTGCAGAGAGCTGCTTCGAAATCTTGAAGACAGGCTTGATGATATGGAGCTGCCCGTACCGCTGCTGATGCTTTTTATTCATTTTTATTACGAAAAAAACATCTTTTCAAGATGCAGGCATTATCTTGATAAAGCGGGTGACTCCCACCCTGCATTTGACCTGTACAGGCTAAAAATTCATGTTGATGATAAAGAGACAGATGAAGCCTCAAAACTTCTGACCCGGATGATAGATAAACACCCTGCGAGTGCCGACCTTTTTTCGCTCGCCTCTAAAATCTATTTGCAGGGTGGTGATAAGGATGAAGCAAATTCATTTGCCGCAATGGCCAACCAGCTTGATCCCGTGCAATATCCACCCGAGGAAACTGCATTTAAGGTTAAGTTTTAG
- a CDS encoding transglutaminase-like domain-containing protein — protein MTNKSEIESLIYLLEDPDPEVQTGVKNRLNELGEHAVPLLDQYKSESVHDSERQSINEIIHKITYGALLEDFSALVESGIQGRRSLEEALFVLARFGNPTLRVSEYKQKLDDMARQIGGDIAYTPSLNEKMRILLHFIFRELRFRGDSKNYHNSENAFLDRVIDRRKGLPIMLSVVVMMLARRLNLPFYGVNMPIHFMLIYQTHKQNILIDPFDGGTIVTYDQCYYFLKKNGIEPRAEHLERAETSDILTRCIRNLMHSYAKNGYERKVTDLKQLLSIAEMQK, from the coding sequence ATGACAAACAAATCAGAAATAGAATCACTTATTTATCTGCTTGAGGATCCTGATCCCGAAGTTCAGACCGGTGTGAAAAACCGATTGAATGAACTGGGAGAGCACGCTGTGCCCCTTCTGGACCAATATAAAAGCGAATCTGTGCATGATTCGGAGCGGCAGAGTATTAATGAAATCATCCATAAAATTACGTATGGAGCACTTCTCGAAGATTTTTCGGCACTTGTTGAAAGCGGCATCCAGGGACGCCGATCGCTTGAAGAGGCTCTCTTTGTTTTAGCACGATTTGGCAACCCCACACTCAGGGTTTCGGAGTATAAACAAAAACTGGATGACATGGCCCGGCAAATAGGCGGAGATATTGCATATACTCCTTCGTTAAATGAAAAAATGCGGATTTTACTTCACTTTATATTCCGGGAACTTCGATTCAGGGGAGATTCCAAAAATTATCACAACTCTGAAAATGCATTTCTCGATCGCGTAATTGACAGGCGAAAAGGGTTGCCAATCATGTTAAGTGTGGTAGTGATGATGCTCGCACGCAGATTAAATCTACCGTTTTACGGTGTGAATATGCCGATTCACTTTATGCTGATCTACCAGACGCACAAGCAAAATATTCTGATTGATCCTTTCGACGGGGGTACAATTGTTACCTACGATCAGTGTTACTATTTTCTGAAAAAAAATGGAATTGAGCCCCGGGCCGAACATCTTGAGAGAGCAGAAACATCCGATATTCTAACCCGCTGCATCCGAAACCTGATGCACAGCTATGCCAAAAATGGCTATGAACGAAAAGTCACTGATTTAAAGCAGCTTCTTTCTATTGCTGAAATGCAGAAGTAG
- a CDS encoding arginine deiminase family protein translates to MQIYIPSETAPLKKVIVHTPGHEVSLVNPELKDELLFDDIIFEEDAREEHLDMLKVFRAAMPDDGEIHEITDLALYCLKDESTRNWFVNQLVEQLPYENLAVVQHILNDLNPKQLLQFVVEGTLDNENPFSLHPAPNLLFTRDLAAVVGQQIILSKAAKRARARESLLMELILLHHPIFTGSADHLIYTGGSQSIEGGDVLVVNEKIVLIGMSERTSFSGLVGVANQLLNGNVEHVLAVDIPKKRSSMHLDTIFTFADENECIVFPPAIVEQTNNVVELYQNGHDDAILSRQHSSLKGALETLTQTSFNFIHCGGENRTTQFREQWTDGANVFALAPGIIVGYERNTKTFEALAENGYRLMTQFEFIEEFADKPFDHNDSGKIAISFQGHELCRGRGGARCMTLPILRN, encoded by the coding sequence ATGCAGATATATATCCCATCTGAAACCGCACCGCTAAAAAAAGTAATTGTTCATACACCGGGCCACGAGGTTTCGCTTGTAAACCCCGAACTGAAGGATGAGTTACTTTTTGATGATATTATCTTTGAGGAAGATGCCAGAGAAGAACACCTTGATATGCTGAAGGTGTTTCGTGCAGCTATGCCTGATGACGGTGAAATCCATGAAATTACCGATCTGGCTCTATATTGCCTGAAGGATGAATCAACCCGTAATTGGTTTGTAAACCAGCTGGTTGAGCAACTCCCCTACGAAAATCTCGCTGTGGTTCAGCATATTCTAAATGATTTGAATCCTAAACAGCTGCTTCAATTTGTGGTAGAAGGCACGCTGGATAACGAGAATCCGTTTTCTCTGCATCCCGCACCGAATCTTTTGTTTACGCGCGATCTTGCAGCTGTAGTGGGGCAGCAAATCATCCTTTCAAAAGCCGCCAAAAGAGCACGGGCCCGTGAATCTCTGCTGATGGAACTCATCTTGCTACACCACCCTATATTCACCGGTTCGGCGGATCACCTGATTTATACCGGTGGAAGCCAGTCTATTGAAGGCGGTGATGTTCTGGTCGTAAACGAAAAAATTGTGCTGATCGGGATGAGTGAACGCACATCATTCAGCGGACTGGTGGGGGTAGCCAATCAGCTCCTAAACGGAAATGTTGAACATGTTCTTGCTGTTGATATCCCTAAAAAACGGTCATCTATGCACCTGGATACAATTTTTACCTTTGCAGATGAAAATGAGTGCATTGTTTTTCCTCCTGCCATTGTAGAACAAACAAATAATGTGGTAGAACTCTACCAAAACGGCCATGATGATGCCATTCTTTCCCGACAACACTCAAGTCTGAAAGGTGCGCTTGAAACACTCACACAAACGTCATTTAATTTTATTCACTGCGGCGGTGAAAATCGGACCACACAATTTCGGGAGCAGTGGACGGATGGTGCAAACGTTTTTGCTCTCGCGCCAGGAATTATCGTAGGGTATGAGCGAAACACCAAAACATTTGAAGCACTCGCTGAAAACGGCTACCGGCTGATGACTCAGTTTGAGTTTATCGAAGAGTTTGCGGATAAACCGTTTGACCATAACGATTCAGGTAAAATTGCGATTAGCTTCCAGGGGCACGAGCTTTGCCGGGGACGCGGCGGCGCACGATGCATGACACTCCCAATACTAAGGAATTAA
- a CDS encoding site-2 protease family protein, whose amino-acid sequence MPYPHSNIPETETEPIPKQEESINSPGTGEIIKHSALFIITFACVTFFGIFWVGQGENAESYLDMWPEGALFAALLLGFLATHEFGHYFAAVYHKVRVSLPYFIPLPLGIGTMGAVIKIKEQIHSTKKLFDVGISGPIAGFIASLLILLYGFITLPDPSFIENFSGHEEITQHVEQTGAFPDEPPAPPEGAGVIILGDTILYSFLASFFDDVPPMYEMYHYPFLFAGWLGLFFTALNLMPIGQLDGGHILYSLLGYKKHQNVARWCFGGITLLAGIEAIPFLYLQFSEWIPGFEISSTVIWALVLFFLLRKGFHGAYEWIAPVWTLSLIGSVGYLYFLGDGLDQAGSLIWVFWSFFLVYFVKIEHPPVIYEQRLSPNRRLLGWISMIVFILCISPSPISVIS is encoded by the coding sequence TTGCCTTATCCCCATTCGAATATTCCGGAAACCGAAACTGAACCGATACCTAAACAGGAAGAGTCCATCAACAGCCCGGGTACCGGTGAGATCATAAAACACTCGGCGCTCTTCATTATAACGTTTGCCTGTGTAACCTTTTTCGGAATTTTCTGGGTAGGTCAGGGTGAAAACGCAGAGAGCTACCTCGATATGTGGCCCGAGGGTGCACTTTTCGCAGCTCTTCTTCTCGGCTTTTTGGCAACCCACGAGTTCGGCCACTATTTCGCCGCAGTATATCATAAAGTTCGGGTATCACTGCCCTATTTTATTCCCTTACCATTAGGCATCGGTACGATGGGGGCAGTCATAAAAATCAAAGAGCAGATTCATTCCACGAAAAAGTTGTTTGATGTAGGCATCTCCGGGCCAATTGCTGGTTTCATTGCGTCTCTTTTAATACTCCTTTACGGATTTATCACACTGCCTGACCCATCTTTCATAGAGAATTTCAGCGGCCATGAGGAGATAACTCAGCATGTAGAACAAACGGGAGCATTTCCTGATGAACCGCCGGCCCCGCCTGAAGGTGCCGGGGTCATTATACTTGGTGACACGATCCTCTATTCCTTTTTGGCGAGCTTTTTTGATGACGTACCTCCTATGTATGAGATGTATCACTACCCATTTTTGTTTGCCGGATGGCTTGGCCTCTTTTTTACGGCCCTGAACCTGATGCCCATCGGGCAGCTCGATGGCGGGCATATTCTTTATTCGCTACTCGGGTATAAAAAACATCAAAACGTTGCACGGTGGTGCTTTGGAGGAATCACGCTGCTTGCGGGTATCGAAGCAATCCCCTTTTTATACCTGCAGTTTTCTGAATGGATTCCCGGCTTTGAAATCAGCTCTACCGTAATATGGGCGCTTGTTCTGTTTTTCCTGCTTCGTAAAGGTTTTCATGGCGCATATGAATGGATTGCGCCGGTATGGACGTTATCACTTATCGGTTCAGTTGGTTATCTTTATTTTCTGGGTGACGGACTTGACCAGGCCGGATCGCTGATATGGGTATTCTGGTCGTTTTTCCTGGTATATTTTGTAAAAATTGAACATCCGCCGGTAATTTATGAACAGCGTTTGAGTCCGAACCGGCGTCTGTTGGGCTGGATCAGCATGATCGTATTTATCCTCTGCATCAGTCCGTCTCCAATCAGTGTAATCAGTTAA
- the smpB gene encoding SsrA-binding protein SmpB, with the protein MAKKTEQKKNPPPKIENRKARHDYHIDETFEAGLALKGTEVKSIRAGKASLNEAFAYLQNGEVWLKNMYIKPYEFGSHYNHNERRDRKLLLNRREIREIDKYINQKGFALIPLKLYFKRGYAKLLVGLGRGKKSYDKRDDIKEKDVRRELDRKIKGSYSVNL; encoded by the coding sequence ATGGCTAAAAAAACGGAGCAGAAAAAAAATCCGCCTCCAAAAATTGAAAACCGCAAAGCCCGGCACGACTATCATATCGATGAAACCTTCGAAGCTGGTCTGGCTTTAAAAGGAACTGAAGTTAAATCCATTCGTGCGGGAAAAGCGAGCCTGAACGAGGCTTTTGCATACCTTCAAAATGGAGAGGTATGGCTGAAGAATATGTACATCAAACCGTACGAATTTGGTTCTCATTACAACCACAATGAGCGCCGCGATCGTAAACTGCTGCTGAATCGGCGGGAAATTCGTGAGATTGACAAATATATCAATCAAAAAGGTTTTGCACTGATACCGCTGAAACTCTATTTCAAGCGTGGGTACGCAAAATTACTCGTCGGACTTGGAAGAGGAAAGAAGAGTTACGATAAACGAGATGATATAAAAGAGAAAGATGTACGAAGGGAGCTTGACAGAAAAATTAAGGGGAGCTACTCTGTAAATTTATAA
- a CDS encoding DUF4168 domain-containing protein codes for MKIFKITAMLLFAALFATTAAFAQGQMGQGQQQMPDVPSSDDVSDTELNQFVTTITQIEPIQIELQADVEELVEEEELAFERFQQLMMAMQNPQMAEQVEMSDEEREKIQSIQPKLSELQMKAEEEIIEKIEENGLNVERYQAIMMGAQQDQELMTRLQQALESAQG; via the coding sequence ATGAAGATTTTTAAAATCACAGCTATGTTGCTTTTTGCGGCACTTTTCGCAACAACTGCAGCATTTGCTCAAGGACAAATGGGCCAGGGACAACAGCAGATGCCGGATGTGCCGTCATCAGATGATGTAAGTGATACAGAACTCAACCAGTTTGTTACAACAATCACGCAAATTGAGCCAATTCAAATTGAGCTTCAGGCAGATGTTGAAGAGCTCGTTGAGGAAGAAGAACTCGCTTTTGAGCGTTTTCAACAATTAATGATGGCCATGCAGAATCCACAGATGGCAGAACAGGTTGAAATGTCTGACGAAGAAAGAGAAAAAATTCAGAGCATTCAGCCAAAACTCTCTGAGCTTCAAATGAAAGCTGAAGAAGAAATCATCGAAAAAATTGAAGAGAACGGTCTCAACGTAGAGCGTTATCAGGCAATTATGATGGGCGCTCAGCAAGACCAAGAGCTCATGACCCGCCTTCAGCAGGCACTTGAAAGTGCACAAGGCTAA
- a CDS encoding zinc ribbon domain-containing protein has protein sequence MQEVLQQLANLQYIDSRIDEIHQLRGDLPEEVLDIETDINRLEARISQLEEEKKNLTGERKDLELGIETSKEKNKKYEEQQMTVRNNREYDALTKEIEAQKQYVENAEKRIVEIDKRLDELEGEIEINEKKLTDTQKLHEEKKENLDKVVENTESEEKKLLDKREELEQKLDKRYVRSYNRLRDGLNNGIAVVAMEKGAALGMALPPQAQVEVRRKNKIIIDENSGRIVVDPSFFVEAKKQLDI, from the coding sequence ATGCAAGAGGTACTCCAACAACTCGCGAACTTACAATATATCGACAGCCGTATTGATGAAATCCACCAGCTGAGGGGAGATCTTCCGGAAGAAGTATTAGATATAGAAACTGATATAAACCGTCTCGAAGCCAGAATCAGCCAGCTCGAAGAAGAAAAGAAAAACCTTACCGGGGAAAGAAAAGATCTGGAACTTGGTATTGAAACTTCCAAAGAGAAGAATAAAAAATACGAAGAACAGCAGATGACGGTTCGCAATAATCGCGAATACGATGCGCTCACTAAAGAGATTGAAGCTCAGAAACAATATGTTGAAAATGCAGAAAAACGCATTGTAGAGATTGATAAACGGCTGGATGAGCTGGAAGGCGAAATTGAAATCAATGAAAAAAAGCTGACAGACACACAGAAACTCCACGAAGAGAAAAAGGAAAATCTCGACAAAGTTGTGGAAAACACTGAAAGTGAAGAGAAAAAACTTCTTGATAAAAGAGAAGAACTCGAACAAAAACTCGACAAGCGATACGTTCGCAGCTACAACCGGCTACGTGACGGCCTCAATAATGGAATTGCGGTTGTTGCCATGGAGAAAGGTGCAGCCCTCGGAATGGCATTGCCACCACAGGCGCAGGTGGAAGTAAGGCGAAAAAATAAAATTATTATCGATGAGAATAGCGGCCGGATAGTAGTTGATCCATCATTTTTTGTGGAAGCAAAAAAACAGCTTGATATCTAA
- a CDS encoding Nif3-like dinuclear metal center hexameric protein, which translates to MSTQVRHITDFIHQWAPPEIKMSYDNVGLLIGESSSPVSRILVCLDVTEAVVNEALDKKCELIVSHHPLIFQNISSINPSDEQGRIIYKMIRNNIALLTAHTNLDAALDGVSFVLANNLGLDNLQFLDKNYPISKKISLTTVFENSDAVLKLLNYFSAEEAYFYEVDGRKNGMKCFEAIIDRHNVGQLKNALRKEGLLKSGAFQVTDMASPSDNFGMGVIGRYPDEGIAMDEFLHLVCRALDVDAVRYSGGSPRIKRVAVCGGAGISLKSRAVSAGADAFVTSDIKYHEYFTEKDNFLLIDAGHYESEFPVVEAIRKELSEAFEHLQVEATEQVTNPMKVYVSEFNNKTI; encoded by the coding sequence ATGAGTACCCAGGTCCGCCATATTACCGATTTTATACATCAGTGGGCGCCGCCTGAAATAAAGATGAGTTACGACAATGTTGGACTTCTGATAGGTGAATCATCTTCGCCGGTGTCCAGAATTCTGGTCTGCCTGGATGTTACCGAGGCGGTTGTAAATGAAGCGCTCGACAAAAAGTGCGAGCTGATTGTCTCTCATCATCCCCTGATTTTTCAAAATATCTCAAGTATCAATCCATCTGATGAGCAGGGCCGGATTATCTATAAAATGATTCGGAACAACATCGCACTGCTCACTGCTCACACAAATCTCGATGCTGCCCTTGATGGGGTCTCGTTTGTTCTGGCCAATAATCTTGGCCTCGATAACCTTCAGTTTCTCGATAAAAATTACCCCATCAGTAAAAAAATATCCCTCACCACGGTATTTGAAAACTCCGATGCGGTTCTGAAACTGCTGAACTACTTCTCTGCTGAAGAGGCTTATTTTTATGAAGTGGATGGCCGCAAAAATGGAATGAAATGTTTTGAAGCGATTATCGACCGTCACAATGTGGGCCAGCTGAAGAACGCTCTGCGCAAAGAAGGTCTGCTAAAATCCGGTGCATTTCAGGTGACGGATATGGCATCACCATCCGACAATTTTGGGATGGGTGTTATCGGGCGTTACCCGGATGAAGGTATCGCCATGGATGAATTTTTACACCTGGTTTGCCGTGCACTTGATGTAGATGCTGTACGGTACAGCGGCGGGTCTCCCCGGATTAAACGGGTAGCTGTTTGCGGCGGGGCCGGAATCTCCCTGAAAAGCAGGGCAGTTTCAGCCGGGGCCGATGCTTTTGTAACATCCGATATAAAATACCACGAATACTTTACCGAAAAAGATAACTTTTTGCTGATTGATGCCGGCCATTACGAAAGTGAGTTTCCCGTAGTGGAGGCAATCCGCAAAGAACTTTCGGAGGCATTTGAACATCTGCAGGTTGAAGCAACTGAGCAGGTCACGAATCCGATGAAAGTTTACGTTTCTGAATTTAATAACAAAACCATCTAA
- a CDS encoding YggS family pyridoxal phosphate-dependent enzyme, protein MAIAEQLEQVQKRIADACEDCGRDPSEITLVAVSKTKPNSDILEARKASQIHFGENRAKELQDKMEQIEDDSIKWHFIGNLQTNKIKYMAERVDWIDSIHKKKALKEVEKRASAIERHINVLIQVNISDEDQKSGCDPEKLEGILKYAQDLKYTHVRGVMGMATFTDDLDVVRKEFKMLKKLRDEHLHLNGGAVELKEISMGMTNDLEVAIEEGSTMVRVGTAIFGERNYS, encoded by the coding sequence ATGGCCATTGCAGAACAATTAGAACAGGTACAGAAACGAATTGCCGATGCGTGCGAAGATTGCGGCAGAGATCCTTCTGAAATAACACTGGTTGCTGTAAGTAAAACAAAACCAAACAGCGATATCCTTGAAGCGCGAAAAGCTTCACAAATCCACTTTGGTGAGAATCGTGCCAAAGAGCTTCAGGATAAAATGGAACAGATTGAAGATGATTCCATCAAGTGGCATTTCATTGGAAACCTGCAGACAAACAAGATAAAATATATGGCAGAGCGTGTGGACTGGATTGACTCCATCCATAAAAAGAAGGCGCTGAAGGAGGTTGAAAAAAGAGCATCCGCAATAGAGCGCCACATTAATGTTCTTATCCAGGTTAATATCAGTGATGAAGATCAGAAAAGCGGCTGCGATCCGGAAAAACTGGAGGGTATCCTCAAGTATGCACAAGATCTTAAATACACACACGTTCGTGGAGTGATGGGAATGGCTACTTTTACAGATGACCTCGATGTGGTTCGAAAGGAGTTTAAAATGCTGAAGAAACTCCGGGATGAACATCTGCATCTCAATGGGGGTGCCGTGGAACTGAAAGAGATCTCTATGGGAATGACGAACGATCTTGAAGTGGCAATAGAGGAAGGCTCAACAATGGTGCGTGTTGGAACCGCAATTTTTGGCGAGCGTAACTATTCGTAG
- a CDS encoding DivIVA domain-containing protein: MKLTALEIKQQQFEKSLRGYDVSEVQAYLNLVASEWEHMVGKMRELESQLEKMDEKLKHYERVEQALHETLQTAKDSAEQKLVGAKKEARNIIEKAEMESDSIVRDANQQRQQIRQSILRLLDRREEIIGGMKSYLEMAQESLNHFSRDDASLFRLPKEDSRSQQDPNSSEDQQEGPSEKRSKQKKEQPIPPGSDNLDDILDEIE; the protein is encoded by the coding sequence ATGAAACTGACAGCCCTCGAAATTAAGCAACAACAGTTTGAAAAATCCCTGAGAGGCTACGACGTATCAGAAGTTCAGGCGTATTTGAATCTTGTTGCCAGCGAATGGGAGCATATGGTCGGTAAAATGCGCGAACTTGAGTCACAGCTCGAAAAAATGGATGAAAAGCTCAAACACTATGAACGTGTGGAGCAAGCGCTGCATGAAACCCTGCAAACCGCCAAGGACTCAGCCGAACAAAAGCTTGTTGGAGCCAAAAAGGAGGCGCGTAATATTATTGAGAAGGCTGAAATGGAATCAGATTCAATCGTGCGGGATGCCAATCAACAGCGTCAGCAGATCCGTCAAAGCATTCTTCGGCTGCTTGACAGGCGTGAAGAGATTATTGGCGGAATGAAATCCTATCTTGAAATGGCCCAGGAATCACTCAACCACTTTTCCCGTGACGATGCGAGCCTTTTCAGACTGCCAAAAGAAGATTCACGCTCTCAGCAAGATCCGAATTCTTCGGAAGATCAGCAGGAAGGCCCCTCTGAAAAACGCAGCAAGCAAAAAAAAGAACAGCCAATCCCGCCAGGGTCAGACAACCTGGATGATATTTTAGATGAAATCGAATAA
- a CDS encoding purine-nucleoside phosphorylase — MAFDSVETFRNKRSEALKFIQSKTELRPDYMLILGTGLGQLADEMEIETSISYDKIPHFPVSTVEGHNGKLLFGSLGGKDVVAMQGRFHFYEGYTMQQIAFPVRVLKENGAGTLFVSNACGGMNPNYSRGDIMLIRDHINMLGDNPLMGPNDDDLGPRFPDMSEPYSERLIDIAKNVALESNLQMHQGVYVALSGPMLETKSEYRFLRLIGADVVGMSTVPEVIAAIHMGMEVLGISAITDECFPDALKPVNMEEILEAAAIAEPKMTRVIVNVLKKL, encoded by the coding sequence ATGGCATTTGATTCCGTTGAAACGTTCCGCAATAAAAGAAGTGAAGCCCTCAAATTTATTCAAAGTAAGACAGAACTCCGGCCCGATTATATGCTTATTCTTGGCACCGGCCTGGGACAGCTTGCTGATGAAATGGAGATTGAAACCAGTATTTCCTATGACAAAATTCCGCATTTCCCGGTTTCAACTGTAGAAGGGCACAATGGTAAACTTCTGTTTGGTTCGTTAGGAGGTAAAGATGTAGTAGCCATGCAGGGACGTTTTCATTTCTATGAGGGCTACACCATGCAGCAAATCGCATTTCCGGTGCGGGTGCTGAAAGAAAACGGAGCCGGAACGCTTTTTGTGAGCAACGCATGCGGCGGAATGAATCCAAATTACTCTCGCGGCGATATTATGCTCATTCGCGATCACATCAATATGCTGGGCGACAATCCGCTGATGGGACCGAATGATGACGATCTCGGCCCGCGGTTTCCCGATATGAGTGAACCGTACAGCGAACGGCTTATAGACATTGCAAAAAATGTTGCTCTCGAAAGTAATTTACAGATGCACCAGGGCGTTTACGTAGCACTCAGCGGACCGATGCTGGAAACAAAGTCAGAGTACAGGTTTTTAAGGCTGATTGGCGCTGACGTTGTTGGAATGAGTACAGTTCCAGAAGTTATCGCCGCCATTCATATGGGAATGGAAGTATTAGGAATATCTGCAATTACAGATGAATGTTTCCCCGATGCATTAAAGCCCGTTAACATGGAAGAAATTCTTGAAGCGGCAGCAATTGCGGAACCAAAAATGACCCGTGTAATCGTAAATGTGCTTAAGAAACTATAA